Proteins from a single region of Weeksella virosa DSM 16922:
- the trpB gene encoding tryptophan synthase subunit beta, translating into MKFTIDKNGFYGDFGGAFIPELLQYNCEELQKAFDEYYLTEEFQQEFRSLLKDYVGRPSPLYYAPNLSRRYGAHILLKREDLNHTGAHKINNTIGQALLAKRMGKKKLLAETGAGQHGVATATICALLGLECTVFMGEVDIARQAPNVARMKMLGAEVLAATSGSKTLKDATNEAIRYWINNPETYYLIGSVVGPHPYPAMVAEFQSVISEEIRSQLQEKYQQEMPDYVIACVGGGSNAAGAFYHFLDDDQVQLIAVEAAGKGIDTDETAATIQRGSEGIIHGSRTLLMQDDDGQIIEPYSISAGLDYPGIGPLHAHLHKTGRARFENATDEEALAAAFLLTQTEGIIPALESAHALAALEKMTFKKDDLVVVNLSGRGDKDMATYQQYHQKE; encoded by the coding sequence ATGAAATTTACCATAGACAAAAACGGATTTTACGGAGATTTTGGAGGAGCATTTATCCCAGAACTCCTACAATACAATTGCGAAGAATTGCAAAAAGCTTTCGATGAGTATTATCTTACCGAAGAATTTCAGCAAGAGTTTCGCTCGTTGCTCAAGGATTATGTTGGTCGCCCGAGCCCATTGTACTATGCACCGAACCTTTCTCGACGATACGGCGCTCATATTCTCCTCAAACGAGAAGACCTCAACCATACGGGTGCCCACAAAATAAACAATACGATTGGGCAAGCATTGTTAGCCAAACGCATGGGCAAGAAAAAGCTATTGGCCGAAACAGGTGCCGGACAACATGGTGTGGCAACGGCAACGATTTGTGCGTTGTTGGGATTAGAATGTACGGTTTTTATGGGTGAAGTAGACATCGCACGACAAGCGCCCAATGTAGCTCGCATGAAAATGCTGGGAGCAGAAGTACTGGCTGCCACTTCGGGCAGTAAAACGCTAAAAGATGCCACCAATGAAGCTATTCGGTATTGGATCAATAATCCAGAAACGTATTACCTCATCGGGTCGGTGGTTGGTCCGCATCCTTACCCGGCGATGGTTGCAGAATTTCAGTCGGTGATTTCAGAGGAAATTCGAAGCCAATTACAAGAAAAATATCAACAAGAAATGCCCGATTACGTCATTGCTTGTGTAGGTGGCGGAAGCAATGCTGCCGGAGCTTTCTATCATTTTCTGGATGATGACCAAGTGCAATTGATCGCTGTAGAAGCAGCCGGAAAAGGAATTGATACTGATGAAACAGCCGCTACCATTCAACGCGGATCAGAAGGTATTATTCACGGAAGTCGAACACTTCTAATGCAAGATGATGATGGACAGATTATTGAGCCCTACTCTATTTCGGCTGGATTGGATTATCCGGGGATTGGACCATTGCATGCGCATTTGCACAAAACGGGTCGAGCGAGATTTGAAAATGCAACCGATGAAGAGGCTCTTGCTGCTGCTTTTCTTCTTACCCAAACCGAAGGAATTATCCCAGCGTTAGAATCGGCTCATGCGTTGGCAGCCTTAGAGAAAATGACATTTAAGAAAGATGATCTTGTCGTGGTGAATCTTTCTGGGCGTGGTGATAAAGATATGGCGACTTATCAGCAATATCATCAAAAAGAATGA